From Natronogracilivirga saccharolytica:
CCGGGGCGGTCGTGGTATAGGGCTGATGGTGCCGGGATTACTTGACCAGGGTCATGGCACGAGTGATGGAACGCTCGGATGTTTCGAGGCGATAGAAATATTTTCCGCTCGGGAGTCCTTCGGCGTTGAAATGGACTTCATGTTCGCCCGGGTTGCGGAATTCATTATTGATCAGCGTTGTAATGCGCTGGCCCTGAATATCGTACACGTTCAGTGTTACGTGATCCGAACTGTTCAGTTCAAACCGGATGTTCGTAGTCGGGTTGAACGGGTTGGGATAGTTCTGCTTGAGCGCCAGGTGAACGGGAAGCTCGTTCTGCTCGGCAGCAGTGGCAATCGGATCATCCGGTGAATCACTGAGGATGATGTTGTCCAGATAGATAACAATATTTTCATCCAGATCTACGGGATCGGCAAAATCCGGCATGACAGCGATAACCGGGTATTCACCTGCGGCATCGGGGTAGTGGAACGTCATGGTCTCCCAACCTTCGGTTACGGTCTGCTCTTCCATGGATTCAAACTCGAAGTCTTCCGTTTCTTCACTGCCTTCTACCTTGAATACTACCGGACTGATACGGGGTTTCCAGACCTGATAATGGGTGTATTTCATTTCATCCATATCAAGCGGTTCCCAAACCTCACTCCAGAAACCGCCCCAGGGCACACCGTCATGAGCTCTGGTGTACTGCAGGACCTGGTCGGAGGGATTGACATCGCTCGGATCCGGGTTTTCTACAACCTCGTAAACATCATCTTCTTCAACCGCTTCACCGCCGGTCATGTCATTCAGCGGAATCGTAACACCATCCGGATCTTCAAAATCCTCTATAACAATGTAATTCTGAGCCGCAGCCTGCTGCATTCCGAAAAAAGCCGCAACGAACAGACACAACAGTAATTTGATCTTCATAGTCACTCCATTTTTTTCTTTTCTGATATAATTGCATGATTGTCTGGGATCTCCAGTGGTGATGTGCAAATAGCATGCAAATAAAATTTGCAAAATTACCTGCAAACACTTCTTTAGTGTAGTGAAAAGAAGACATTCATGCAAGCAAAAAAACATAGTTTATATCCACCTGATAAGCTTGTACATGATAAACCATTTTATACGAACAGAAAATTATCGCAAAAGACACAGGAACTGATTGGCGCAGATAATCCAATGCAGGCCATAATATATTTATGCAACAATGCTGCTTGAAAGTAAATTTGCATTTATGTATTCTGAGTAATATTACCTGTTACTATTATTTTAATATTTATAACAATCCGAAATCCTGCTTTAATGCGAAATTTTACTTTTTTCTCCGCAGCAGCACTGGCCGCTGCTTTTTTTCTGACACCTGGATGCAACCATGCCGATACGGATTCCAGCGTGAATACAGACCGGCTTTCCGACGAGGCCTTGCTCGATACCGTGCAATACTATACGTTCCAGTATTTCTGGGACGGGGCAGAACCGCAGTCCGGAATGGCAAGGGAGCGTTACTGGCTGGACGAAGAGTATCCGCACGATAATGGTAATACCGTCACCAGCGGCGGATCCGGCTTCGGGCTCAAGGCCATCATTACCGGTATTGAACGCGGATTCATCACAAGAGAAGAAGGCGTCGACCGGTTTGAACGGATTGTAGGCTTTCTTGAGGAAGCCGAACGATTCAACGGATTGTGGGCACACTGGATGGACGGCACTACCGGTGAGGCACTTGCTTTCAGTCCCGAAGACGACGGAGCTGATATTGTAGAAACTTCCTTTTTGATTCAGGGGCTGCTGACCGTACGGCAGTATCTGCGCGACGGAACCGAACGGGAACAGCAGATCGCCGAACGCATCGATACCATGTGGCGTGAGGTGAACTGGAACTGGCATACACGGGAAGGGGAGGAAAACATACTCTACTGGCACTGGTCGCCAAACCATGGCTGGGCAATGGATCATCCGATTGCCGGATATGATGAATGTCTTGTTACCTATATTCTGGCCGCTTCTTCCCCTACATATCCGATCGATCCGGAAGTATATCATGAAGGATGGGCCCGTGGCGGTGATATCGTCGCCGAAGGCCTGGAAGCCTACGGATATTCGCTTCCACTGCAGCATAATCGCGGCGAACAGTATGGCGGACCCCTTTTCTGGGCACATTACTCCTACCTTGGTCTTGACCCCAGAAATCTGGAAGACCGTTATGCAAACTACTGGGACAACAACCGCTATCACAGCCTGATCCAGTATGAGTATGCGAAAGACAACCCGTTTGACTTCAAAGGATACGGAGAAGATCTGTGGGGGCTGACATCC
This genomic window contains:
- a CDS encoding T9SS type A sorting domain-containing protein, which produces MKIKLLLCLFVAAFFGMQQAAAQNYIVIEDFEDPDGVTIPLNDMTGGEAVEEDDVYEVVENPDPSDVNPSDQVLQYTRAHDGVPWGGFWSEVWEPLDMDEMKYTHYQVWKPRISPVVFKVEGSEETEDFEFESMEEQTVTEGWETMTFHYPDAAGEYPVIAVMPDFADPVDLDENIVIYLDNIILSDSPDDPIATAAEQNELPVHLALKQNYPNPFNPTTNIRFELNSSDHVTLNVYDIQGQRITTLINNEFRNPGEHEVHFNAEGLPSGKYFYRLETSERSITRAMTLVK
- a CDS encoding glucoamylase family protein, translated to MRNFTFFSAAALAAAFFLTPGCNHADTDSSVNTDRLSDEALLDTVQYYTFQYFWDGAEPQSGMARERYWLDEEYPHDNGNTVTSGGSGFGLKAIITGIERGFITREEGVDRFERIVGFLEEAERFNGLWAHWMDGTTGEALAFSPEDDGADIVETSFLIQGLLTVRQYLRDGTEREQQIAERIDTMWREVNWNWHTREGEENILYWHWSPNHGWAMDHPIAGYDECLVTYILAASSPTYPIDPEVYHEGWARGGDIVAEGLEAYGYSLPLQHNRGEQYGGPLFWAHYSYLGLDPRNLEDRYANYWDNNRYHSLIQYEYAKDNPFDFKGYGEDLWGLTSSYNPDGYVAHTPHYDDHGVITPTAALSSIPYTPEESMKVMRNLYENFYDETFGPYGFYDALSLEHDWFPQRYLAIDQGPIVVMIENHRSGLLWDLFMSSEEVQEGLERLEFSY